A region from the uncultured Bacteroides sp. genome encodes:
- a CDS encoding efflux RND transporter permease subunit — translation MKIKTFIDRPILSCIISAFILMVGIIGLTQLPIEQFPNIAPPTVNVTATYTGANAETILKSVITPLEESINGVENMTYMTSSATNTGTGTITIYFKQGSDANTAQVNVQNRVAAAQGLLPAEVTKVGVTTTKRLNSTLKVISLYSEDGKYDDNFLNNYLKINILPKISRISGVGDVFMMGSEYSMRIWLKPEAMAQYGLVPSDITSVLGEQNIESPTGTLGENSKNTFQYTLKYRGRYETTEEFGNMVIRSLSNGQILHLKDVATIQLGALSYGFKGEVAGKPGTTAVIYQQAGSNANEIIKNIDASLTEISEQLPHGVKIVDLISTKDFLDASIDNVIHTLLEAIILVIIVVYVFLQSLRSTFIPTVSIIVSLVGTFAFMYIAGFSLNLLTLFALVLVIGTVVDDAIIVVEAVQTKFDEGYKSSYEATVKAMDTISSALITTSLVFMSVFIPVCFMGGTTGTFYTQFGLTMAVAVGISLVNALTLSPALCALFMTPHLETGKGKQSLSTRFHNAFEASYNGLILKYKNAARKFIKKKKLAFGLIILAVSGLFVLLNTTKTSLVPEEDTGAIYVNVATSPGSTLAETDRVMTEIDKRIKTLPQIENYAKITGYGMLSGQGATSGIFFIRMKPWDDRTKKEDHIKSVINRIYAQTADIKAAKIMVFAQPLISGYGTSNGVEMSIQDRKGSTVEELQQHTQAFIKALSECPEISMAYTSFETKYPQYKVEVDAALCKKHNISPSEVLSTLSGYVGGSYSSNLNLFSKLYRVMVQAAPEYRLDKESLNNIFVRTSTGEMSPIGQYLKLTKVYGPESLSRFNMFSSISLTIMPATGYSSGQAIEAINRVAAESLPNGYGFEFSGMSREQASAGSSTIIIFIICILLVYMIMCALFESLFIPLAVMLSVPFGLMGSFLFANFFGIENNIYMQTGLIMLIGLLSKTAILLTEYASQRRREGATIVQAALDSATVRLRPIMMTALAMIFGMLPMAFTSGAGANGSRTLAIGTIGGILIGTIALLFIVPFLFVIFQHIQERIMPTRHSSDNNQ, via the coding sequence ACACCCTTAGAGGAGTCAATTAACGGAGTTGAGAATATGACTTATATGACTTCCTCAGCTACCAATACCGGAACAGGTACCATTACCATCTATTTTAAACAGGGAAGCGATGCTAATACGGCACAAGTGAACGTGCAAAACCGTGTGGCCGCAGCACAAGGCTTGCTTCCTGCTGAAGTCACAAAAGTGGGTGTTACTACCACCAAACGGCTTAATAGTACATTGAAAGTTATATCTCTGTATAGTGAAGATGGAAAATATGACGATAATTTCCTGAACAATTACTTGAAAATAAATATTCTACCGAAGATATCCCGTATTTCAGGCGTAGGAGATGTTTTTATGATGGGATCCGAATATTCCATGCGTATCTGGCTTAAACCGGAAGCTATGGCACAATACGGATTAGTTCCTTCCGATATTACATCTGTACTGGGTGAACAGAATATAGAATCCCCCACCGGAACATTAGGCGAAAATTCGAAAAATACATTCCAGTATACTTTAAAATACAGAGGACGTTACGAAACAACCGAAGAATTTGGTAATATGGTTATTCGCTCGTTGTCTAACGGACAAATACTCCATCTGAAAGATGTAGCGACCATTCAGTTGGGAGCTTTGTCTTATGGATTTAAAGGAGAGGTAGCTGGAAAACCCGGAACCACAGCTGTCATATATCAACAAGCCGGATCTAATGCCAATGAAATAATAAAAAATATAGATGCTTCTTTAACAGAAATATCTGAACAACTTCCGCATGGGGTTAAAATCGTGGATTTAATCAGTACAAAGGATTTTCTGGATGCTTCTATTGATAACGTAATCCATACTTTATTGGAGGCAATCATACTTGTTATCATTGTAGTATATGTTTTCTTGCAAAGTCTGCGATCCACATTTATTCCTACCGTATCCATCATTGTATCGTTGGTTGGAACATTTGCATTTATGTATATTGCCGGATTCAGCCTAAACTTACTGACTCTTTTTGCATTAGTGTTAGTTATCGGTACGGTAGTAGATGATGCCATCATTGTTGTTGAAGCAGTACAAACCAAATTTGATGAAGGCTATAAATCCTCGTATGAAGCAACGGTGAAGGCAATGGATACAATTTCTTCTGCCTTGATAACAACATCCCTTGTATTTATGTCGGTTTTTATTCCCGTTTGCTTTATGGGAGGAACAACAGGAACATTTTATACCCAGTTTGGCCTTACGATGGCTGTAGCTGTCGGTATTTCCCTTGTAAATGCCTTGACTTTGAGCCCTGCGCTTTGCGCCTTATTTATGACCCCTCACTTAGAAACAGGAAAAGGAAAGCAAAGCCTTTCTACTCGTTTTCATAATGCATTTGAAGCTTCTTACAATGGATTGATATTAAAATATAAGAATGCAGCAAGGAAATTTATTAAGAAAAAAAAACTGGCTTTTGGATTGATAATCCTTGCTGTTTCAGGATTATTTGTTCTATTGAACACAACAAAGACAAGTCTTGTTCCGGAAGAAGATACAGGGGCTATCTATGTCAATGTTGCAACCTCGCCGGGTAGTACCTTGGCTGAGACAGATCGTGTTATGACCGAAATAGACAAGCGTATTAAAACTTTGCCACAAATTGAAAATTACGCAAAAATTACCGGATACGGGATGTTAAGTGGGCAGGGAGCTACCAGTGGTATTTTCTTTATCCGCATGAAGCCTTGGGATGACAGGACAAAAAAAGAAGACCATATAAAATCTGTTATCAACCGGATTTATGCACAAACGGCAGATATTAAAGCTGCAAAAATCATGGTTTTTGCACAACCGTTAATTTCCGGATACGGGACAAGCAACGGTGTTGAAATGAGTATACAAGACCGAAAAGGAAGCACTGTAGAAGAACTCCAGCAGCATACGCAGGCCTTTATAAAGGCTTTGTCCGAATGTCCCGAAATATCTATGGCATACACTTCATTTGAAACAAAATATCCACAATATAAGGTAGAAGTTGATGCTGCATTGTGCAAAAAACACAATATTTCTCCGTCTGAAGTATTGAGCACATTATCCGGATATGTTGGAGGAAGCTATTCGTCCAATCTAAACCTATTCTCGAAGCTATATCGGGTAATGGTACAGGCTGCCCCCGAATACAGATTGGATAAAGAGTCCTTGAATAATATTTTTGTCCGTACATCTACCGGGGAAATGTCCCCAATAGGTCAATACCTGAAATTAACAAAGGTTTATGGCCCTGAGTCCTTGTCTCGATTTAATATGTTTTCGTCTATTTCGCTGACCATTATGCCGGCTACCGGTTATAGTTCGGGACAAGCCATCGAAGCAATCAACCGGGTTGCTGCCGAAAGCTTACCAAATGGGTATGGTTTTGAATTTAGCGGAATGAGTCGGGAGCAAGCAAGCGCCGGATCTTCTACTATCATTATTTTCATTATCTGTATTTTGCTTGTCTATATGATTATGTGCGCTTTATTTGAAAGCTTGTTTATTCCGTTAGCTGTTATGCTTTCCGTTCCCTTCGGGTTAATGGGTAGCTTTCTTTTTGCCAACTTTTTCGGAATAGAAAATAATATCTACATGCAAACAGGATTGATAATGCTGATCGGATTGCTATCGAAAACAGCTATTCTGCTTACAGAATATGCATCACAAAGACGACGGGAGGGAGCCACGATTGTTCAGGCTGCTCTTGATTCTGCGACTGTTCGCCTACGTCCGATTATGATGACGGCGTTGGCTATGATATTCGGGATGTTGCCAATGGCCTTTACTTCAGGAGCCGGAGCTAACGGTAGCCGTACATTGGCAATCGGGACAATAGGTGGCATATTAATCGGTACGATAGCCTTGCTTTTTATAGTTCCGTTCCTCTTCGTCATATTCCAGCATATTCAGGAAAGGATAATGCCTACCCGTCACAGTTCTGACAACAACCAATAA
- a CDS encoding TolC family protein, which translates to MKKIIFALTIVATFSSCKVYTKYERPDDISVISAYRGANEESDTTTLADLSWRDLFTDSYLQNLIKIGLEKNTDLRIARLSIEQAEASLKSAKLAYLPSANLSPEGTISSFDGSKPSKTYSLGVSASWEIEVFGKLTNQKREAIAAMESSQAYKQAVETKLIATIANSYYNLLMLDRQLSISLSTLDNWDNSIKTMELLKRAGQSNDVSILQAKANRLSLESAILQIRRSINEMENSLSVLLGIEAQHIERGTLDKQNFPDKLAIGVPLQLLGNRPDVRQAEFDLAQSFYATNIARSAFYPSITLSGSAGWTNSMGSAIVNPGNLLLSAMGSLVQPIFNKGMNTANLKIAKAQQERNKLLFQQSILNAGQEVNDALVLWQTAQNRINICDQQIEALQKAVDKTELLMKHSSTNYLEVLTAQQSLLQAEQTQIQNYFDKIQGMINLYHALGGGISE; encoded by the coding sequence ATGAAGAAAATTATATTTGCACTTACAATTGTAGCTACATTTAGTAGTTGTAAGGTATATACCAAATACGAACGCCCAGATGATATATCAGTCATTTCTGCTTATCGAGGCGCAAATGAAGAATCTGATACAACGACTTTAGCCGATCTTTCGTGGAGGGATTTGTTTACCGATTCTTACCTGCAAAATTTAATCAAGATAGGTTTAGAGAAGAATACCGATTTACGAATTGCACGATTAAGTATCGAGCAAGCCGAAGCATCATTAAAGTCTGCAAAACTGGCATATCTTCCGTCAGCAAACCTCTCACCTGAAGGAACAATCAGTAGTTTCGACGGCTCAAAACCGTCTAAAACATATTCCCTGGGAGTTTCTGCAAGTTGGGAAATTGAGGTTTTCGGTAAATTAACTAATCAAAAAAGAGAAGCCATTGCAGCTATGGAAAGTAGCCAGGCATATAAACAAGCAGTAGAAACAAAGTTGATTGCCACTATCGCCAATAGTTACTATAACCTATTGATGCTCGACAGGCAGCTTTCTATCAGTTTATCTACTTTGGATAATTGGGATAACAGCATAAAAACAATGGAACTCCTTAAACGTGCGGGACAATCTAATGATGTCTCTATTTTACAGGCTAAAGCCAACCGTTTATCTCTAGAGTCCGCTATACTGCAAATTCGGAGGAGCATAAATGAAATGGAAAACAGTTTATCCGTTCTATTGGGAATTGAAGCGCAACATATAGAAAGAGGAACTCTTGATAAACAGAACTTCCCCGATAAGTTAGCCATTGGTGTTCCCTTGCAACTACTTGGAAATCGTCCGGATGTACGGCAGGCAGAATTTGATCTAGCTCAATCTTTTTATGCGACCAATATAGCACGCTCCGCTTTTTATCCGAGTATAACATTAAGTGGTTCTGCCGGATGGACAAATAGCATGGGTAGTGCGATTGTAAATCCCGGTAATCTATTATTGTCTGCAATGGGCTCTTTAGTGCAACCGATCTTTAATAAGGGAATGAATACAGCCAATCTGAAAATTGCAAAAGCGCAGCAGGAAAGAAACAAATTATTGTTCCAGCAATCCATTCTTAATGCAGGGCAGGAGGTAAATGATGCCCTTGTACTATGGCAAACGGCGCAAAATAGGATTAATATCTGTGACCAGCAGATAGAAGCATTACAAAAAGCTGTAGATAAAACAGAATTGTTGATGAAACACTCTTCAACGAATTATCTAGAGGTACTAACTGCCCAGCAATCATTATTACAGGCAGAACAGACTCAGATCCAAAATTATTTTGATAAAATACAAGGGATGATAAACTTGTATCATGCACTAGGTGGTGGAATATCAGAATGA
- a CDS encoding phospholipase A yields MMEGCLLERYLFCFLCLILPLLLVAQPNNDSIAGIGRKQSEWLDLFRPQTIKSSGKKALEVMDRAPAFAAYKDNFFITGIPLNKKITDSSADALFQVSIRQRLSKTALPFKTFAYLTYTQKSFWNIYSESSPFRDMNYNPGIGLAKIFISKGLLFGSGAIQIMHESNGQYGENSRSWNYLSLTAKYYINLNLNISGEFWIPYVDSDGNKDLLDYRGLGKININSIDYTQKWWFELQLNPRKGFGNMNTTASISFKVSDSSNQYVFLRFQDGYAESLLDYNKYSANLRIGICIKPDFYNIY; encoded by the coding sequence ATGATGGAAGGTTGTTTATTAGAGCGATACCTGTTTTGCTTTCTGTGCCTAATACTGCCACTTTTACTGGTTGCACAACCAAATAATGATAGTATTGCAGGCATAGGAAGAAAGCAGTCGGAGTGGTTGGATTTATTCAGACCTCAAACAATCAAAAGTTCGGGAAAAAAGGCACTAGAGGTAATGGATAGGGCTCCTGCATTTGCAGCATACAAAGATAATTTTTTCATAACTGGGATTCCTCTAAACAAGAAAATAACGGACAGTTCAGCCGATGCTCTCTTTCAAGTTAGCATAAGACAACGTTTGAGCAAAACAGCCTTACCCTTTAAGACATTCGCATACCTAACATATACCCAGAAATCATTCTGGAATATATATAGCGAATCCAGTCCTTTCCGTGATATGAACTATAATCCGGGAATAGGACTTGCCAAAATATTTATCTCTAAAGGATTATTGTTTGGGTCAGGAGCTATTCAGATTATGCACGAGTCTAATGGACAATACGGAGAGAATTCAAGAAGCTGGAATTATCTGAGCCTGACAGCAAAATATTATATCAACCTAAACTTGAATATTTCCGGAGAGTTCTGGATCCCTTATGTAGATAGTGACGGAAATAAAGACCTGCTCGATTATAGAGGGTTGGGAAAGATTAACATAAATAGTATAGATTATACTCAAAAATGGTGGTTTGAACTACAATTGAATCCCCGTAAAGGTTTTGGAAATATGAATACAACTGCCAGTATCAGTTTTAAAGTATCAGATAGTTCTAATCAATATGTGTTTCTGCGTTTTCAGGATGGATATGCAGAAAGTTTGCTTGATTATAATAAATACTCGGCGAACCTTCGAATAGGTATATGTATAAAACCCGATTTTTATAATATATATTGA
- a CDS encoding RteC domain-containing protein gives MIQFASCLKKEIDTKIEQIECSEISMITKSLDASRILVEAFNRLKAFILSYDFKDEEEEIYFFKETKPRLCSRLIFYRKVYNIEMNRPIGIEKQREYLCELLNDINKYNGKRLDFIRYYRSDSSHLDAFYFLRDKTDVEQYLETFYYEFDPKFSTNCDFKVAKILANDMLSAYLMHEMELLEDNTVKTYSFGFPTTKLTWKGSKVELQEQIVSWDSAGIFGDVPLTQLYSYIQNVFNIQLDSNLSRSFGELKIRNTPTPFLDKLKDTLLRRMGRK, from the coding sequence ATGATTCAATTTGCTTCCTGTCTAAAAAAAGAGATAGATACAAAGATTGAGCAAATAGAATGCTCGGAAATCAGCATGATTACGAAGTCTTTGGATGCTTCTCGGATACTTGTCGAGGCATTTAATCGATTAAAAGCGTTTATTCTATCATACGATTTTAAAGATGAGGAAGAGGAAATTTATTTTTTCAAAGAAACCAAACCCAGATTATGTTCACGTTTAATATTCTATCGTAAAGTCTATAACATTGAGATGAATCGCCCTATCGGTATAGAAAAACAGCGGGAATACCTGTGTGAATTATTGAATGATATAAACAAATATAATGGTAAAAGGCTCGATTTTATACGCTATTACCGTTCGGATTCCTCTCACTTGGATGCTTTTTATTTTCTGCGGGATAAAACAGACGTGGAGCAATACCTCGAAACATTCTACTATGAATTCGACCCTAAATTTTCTACTAACTGCGATTTTAAGGTAGCGAAAATTTTAGCAAATGATATGCTTTCCGCCTACTTGATGCATGAAATGGAACTATTGGAGGATAATACTGTGAAGACTTATTCTTTCGGATTTCCTACCACCAAACTAACATGGAAAGGCTCAAAAGTGGAATTGCAGGAACAAATTGTTTCGTGGGATAGTGCAGGAATCTTCGGTGATGTACCGCTTACGCAGCTTTACAGTTATATCCAAAATGTATTTAACATTCAATTGGATAGTAACTTGTCTCGAAGTTTTGGCGAACTAAAAATACGGAATACACCCACACCCTTTCTTGATAAATTGAAAGACACCTTACTGCGTCGTATGGGGCGAAAATAG
- a CDS encoding helix-turn-helix domain-containing protein, which produces MEDNNLQEWLQVWFEQFMGRFDRLDKFMDIMSGRHNVLNGERLLDNQDLCQLLNVSKRTLQRYRSAGELTYITIHHKTFYTEKNVEKFIRDHFSKGDNNSETELEPEPSDYLF; this is translated from the coding sequence ATGGAAGATAACAATTTGCAGGAGTGGTTGCAGGTCTGGTTCGAGCAATTCATGGGACGTTTTGACCGACTGGATAAATTTATGGATATTATGAGCGGACGGCATAACGTACTGAATGGTGAACGGCTTTTGGACAATCAGGATTTGTGCCAGTTGCTAAATGTCAGCAAGCGGACATTGCAACGTTACCGTTCTGCGGGAGAATTGACTTATATAACCATTCACCACAAAACATTTTACACGGAGAAAAACGTAGAGAAATTCATCCGCGACCATTTTTCCAAAGGTGATAATAACAGTGAAACAGAACTTGAACCGGAACCATCCGATTATCTTTTCTGA
- a CDS encoding DUF6035 family protein produces the protein MGRYDRSIKIAFDKTSGEILDADEVFDITKDAFQIRKKYHEKNLLLSCCECEQDLMVSGSKYDRLHFKHKPGHGYCILADGKLTPQEHERFTEILKSKESDRHKELKNKIGELLKNVPDVDVDTISIDSTFIIKEDGKRKPDVYCKFQGKELVFEIQLSDLPLSYILSRYEFYKRHGMHLIWILDNFDIHNQGTLERDIKYLTEYENFFKLDEKSNTLRLECEYKFPFLTDDNRILTKWLKKSVSLSELKFDNEVFQAFFYDFGDNKAKAEVLQKQKAEEIKESERKRLEQKKLERAERKANDLVAKIADFRKRKMLIFNAISSEVSEMNNLEIETLNKVLSFKGKITAGKPPLIKWIDEAQQNDVAFLEFILKTKEIELDINTVDDTGKTPLQAIFQNENIHKTLPILSLLQAGYELTENDNLTLSELLGRQEISVTDFHIFKICNNLTDRNLVPNAYHFSKLLFIIESARQNELIAFNFTGNKWISFANNAIQHYSEYWEYIELAFKRFGLWDRLIQLDTKATFQKKVEQFYSNIPKQEYDFDEVFNDLYPELEYTL, from the coding sequence ATGGGACGTTATGATCGTTCAATAAAAATCGCATTTGACAAAACATCAGGAGAGATTCTTGATGCAGATGAAGTATTTGACATAACTAAAGACGCCTTTCAAATAAGAAAAAAATATCACGAAAAAAACCTTCTACTTTCTTGTTGTGAATGCGAACAGGATTTAATGGTTTCAGGAAGTAAATATGATAGATTGCACTTCAAACACAAACCGGGACACGGTTATTGTATTTTAGCTGACGGAAAGCTTACACCGCAGGAACACGAAAGATTTACAGAGATTTTAAAATCTAAAGAAAGTGATAGACATAAAGAACTTAAAAACAAAATCGGAGAGCTTTTAAAAAACGTACCGGACGTTGATGTAGATACGATTTCTATTGATAGCACGTTTATTATCAAAGAAGATGGCAAGAGAAAGCCTGACGTTTATTGTAAATTTCAAGGCAAGGAACTTGTATTTGAAATCCAACTGTCTGATTTACCACTTAGTTATATATTAAGCCGTTACGAGTTTTATAAAAGGCATGGAATGCATCTGATTTGGATACTTGATAATTTTGACATACATAATCAGGGTACATTAGAGCGAGATATAAAGTACTTAACGGAATATGAAAACTTTTTCAAACTTGATGAAAAGTCTAACACACTTAGACTTGAATGTGAATATAAATTCCCCTTTTTGACAGATGACAATAGGATTCTTACGAAGTGGCTTAAAAAATCTGTTTCACTAAGCGAGTTGAAATTTGACAACGAAGTTTTTCAAGCATTTTTTTATGATTTTGGCGATAATAAAGCAAAAGCCGAAGTGCTTCAAAAACAAAAAGCCGAAGAGATTAAGGAGAGTGAAAGAAAAAGACTTGAGCAAAAAAAACTTGAACGTGCTGAAAGAAAAGCAAATGATTTAGTCGCTAAAATAGCTGACTTCCGAAAACGGAAAATGCTAATTTTCAATGCCATTTCAAGTGAAGTTAGCGAAATGAATAACCTCGAAATCGAAACCCTAAACAAAGTTTTGAGCTTTAAAGGAAAAATAACTGCTGGGAAACCTCCCTTAATCAAATGGATAGATGAAGCCCAACAGAATGATGTTGCTTTTCTTGAATTTATTCTAAAAACAAAAGAAATTGAACTTGATATAAATACGGTTGATGATACTGGTAAAACTCCATTGCAAGCAATATTTCAGAATGAAAATATTCACAAAACATTGCCTATATTATCTTTATTGCAAGCAGGTTACGAACTGACTGAAAACGACAATTTGACTCTTTCAGAACTTCTCGGAAGACAAGAAATATCAGTTACAGATTTTCATATTTTCAAAATCTGTAATAACCTAACTGACAGAAATCTGGTTCCTAATGCATATCATTTTTCAAAATTGCTTTTTATCATAGAATCTGCACGTCAAAATGAGTTAATCGCATTCAATTTTACAGGGAATAAATGGATTTCCTTTGCTAACAATGCAATTCAGCATTACAGTGAATATTGGGAGTATATTGAATTAGCATTTAAACGATTTGGACTTTGGGATAGACTAATTCAACTTGACACAAAGGCGACTTTTCAGAAAAAGGTCGAGCAGTTTTATTCAAATATTCCAAAACAAGAATATGATTTTGACGAAGTGTTTAATGACCTTTATCCCGAATTGGAATATACACTTTGA
- a CDS encoding antirestriction protein ArdA encodes MENISEARIYVGTYAKYNDGSIEGKWLDLSDYSDKEEFYEACRELHKDEEDPELMFQDWEYIPSGLIGESWLSDNIFEIIEAIDDMDDTKKEAFAVWLNHESYDLSSKDINDLISSFDDDFQGAYNDEEDYAYEVVEECYDLPKFAKTYFDYEKFARDLFMTDYWFDDGYVFRHS; translated from the coding sequence ATGGAAAATATATCAGAAGCACGGATTTATGTAGGAACTTACGCTAAGTATAATGACGGTTCAATAGAAGGTAAGTGGTTAGACCTTTCGGATTATTCCGATAAAGAAGAATTTTACGAGGCTTGCCGCGAGTTACACAAGGACGAGGAAGACCCCGAGCTGATGTTTCAGGATTGGGAATATATACCCTCTGGTCTTATAGGTGAAAGTTGGCTGTCCGATAACATATTTGAAATTATCGAAGCCATAGACGATATGGATGATACGAAAAAAGAGGCATTCGCTGTCTGGCTGAACCACGAAAGCTACGATCTTAGCTCCAAAGATATAAACGACTTGATTTCCTCTTTCGACGATGACTTTCAGGGCGCATACAACGATGAAGAAGATTACGCCTACGAAGTCGTTGAAGAATGCTACGACCTGCCGAAATTTGCGAAAACTTACTTCGACTATGAAAAGTTCGCCCGCGACTTATTTATGACCGACTACTGGTTCGATGACGGTTATGTATTCCGGCACTCATAA
- a CDS encoding GIY-YIG nuclease family protein: MILNVCVKGIYLIERIADDQDENSPHYYVGKAVDIFKRWAQHCNENEQYIDKSIKKYGYTMFVFRILEKVSKESELNICETKWINHYKNKYGERQMYNLSQTQNENPHKLPKNIKSEIIQLFNEDIGRSIYAIAEKYEINWEDVMRIRKPLLKQKGLKYNTKIKNIVYVDSDETPKNWSGNKMTKSLSNKILSHNTKEVDNRDIAAKCNISITDLEYFYEEYNKNDKQYNFADEI, from the coding sequence ATGATTTTAAATGTATGTGTTAAAGGAATTTATCTTATAGAACGAATAGCCGATGATCAAGATGAAAATAGTCCTCATTATTATGTCGGCAAAGCTGTGGATATTTTCAAAAGGTGGGCACAACATTGTAACGAAAATGAGCAATACATTGATAAATCCATTAAGAAATACGGCTACACAATGTTTGTTTTTAGAATTTTAGAAAAGGTTTCAAAAGAATCGGAACTGAATATATGTGAAACAAAATGGATAAACCATTATAAAAATAAATATGGTGAAAGGCAAATGTATAATCTTAGCCAAACTCAAAACGAAAATCCCCATAAACTGCCAAAGAATATAAAAAGTGAAATTATACAACTCTTTAATGAAGATATCGGTAGGAGTATTTATGCAATTGCTGAAAAATACGAAATTAATTGGGAAGATGTCATGCGTATAAGAAAACCATTACTCAAACAAAAAGGACTAAAATATAATACTAAAATCAAAAATATAGTCTATGTTGATAGTGATGAAACTCCTAAAAACTGGAGTGGAAATAAAATGACTAAATCGCTATCAAATAAAATATTATCACATAACACCAAAGAGGTTGACAATAGAGACATTGCAGCCAAATGTAACATTTCTATTACAGACTTGGAGTATTTCTATGAAGAATATAATAAAAATGACAAACAATATAACTTCGCCGATGAAATATAA